In Syntrophorhabdaceae bacterium, one DNA window encodes the following:
- a CDS encoding IS1 family transposase: protein MCDGICDRFMLYHVRSYVQKKQRHITTFDDPQRVGDQWTFVALDPDTKLIPSYLIGKRDLPTAIRFMKDLSGRLANRVQISSDALKAYVEATERAFGMEVDYGQVVKYYEAEPVGPGRYSPPHVVDAERKAIMGNPNVCDICTSHVERQNLTMRMQMRRFTRLTNAFSKKLENLKAAVALHFAHYNFVRVHGALRMTPAMKAGITDHIWNVSELIN, encoded by the coding sequence ATGTGCGATGGAATCTGCGATAGGTTTATGCTTTATCATGTGCGGTCTTACGTTCAAAAGAAGCAACGGCACATAACAACGTTTGATGATCCTCAAAGGGTGGGCGATCAATGGACGTTCGTTGCTCTTGACCCCGACACTAAGCTGATCCCCTCATACCTCATTGGCAAGCGTGATCTACCAACTGCCATTCGCTTTATGAAGGATTTGTCGGGCCGTCTTGCGAACAGGGTTCAAATATCCTCTGACGCTCTCAAGGCATACGTTGAAGCGACAGAGCGGGCCTTTGGTATGGAAGTCGATTACGGCCAAGTGGTCAAATACTATGAGGCAGAGCCAGTCGGCCCAGGAAGATATAGTCCTCCACATGTTGTAGATGCAGAGCGCAAGGCAATTATGGGCAACCCCAATGTTTGCGACATCTGTACGTCACATGTTGAACGTCAGAATCTTACCATGCGTATGCAGATGAGGCGGTTTACTCGCCTTACCAACGCCTTCAGCAAGAAGCTCGAAAACCTGAAGGCGGCGGTTGCTTTGCACTTCGCACATTATAACTTTGTGCGGGTTCATGGTGCATTAAGAATGACGCCCGCAATGAAGGCTGGCATAACGGATCACATCTGGAACGTTTCGGAGTTAATCAATTGA
- the ilvB gene encoding biosynthetic-type acetolactate synthase large subunit — protein sequence MKRTGAEIIIEALERQGVQIIAGIPGGANLPIYNALYESPIRHILARHEQGAGFIAQGMARSTGKAAVCVATSGPGVTNLITAIADAKLDSIPLIAVTGQVSRQLIGTDAFQEVDAFGLTMNLTKQNYLVRDAGELPYILEEAFHIAQTGRPGPVLIDVPRDVQLASIDMDAWPEIVRVSGGLEMDIDALMKIARMINEAKRPLIYAGGGIIHARGADSLRSLARKNSIPVALTLMGLGAFSPEEPLYLGMLGMHGAPCTNYILDEIDLLLAFGVRFDDRAIGKINEFCPQASIVHIDIDHAEIDKIKKANISLAEDIGEALKLLEPLTYANGRQEWIRRVERIKNEHPLPAPETDDPYHPLNVIRCISRFADSDAIVTTDVGQHQMWVAQAYPFREPRTLLTSGGLGTMGFGLPAAIGAALAHPGRQIICVSGDGSIQMNIQEMATLAELDLNIAVIVMNNQRLGLVRQQQELFFHGNYIASSFPSRLDFAAIARQFGIKGVNLGEGGDPVLAMEEILKQKTPRVIDVPIRSGENVFPMVPPGSANREMIIQNAANLHVPVR from the coding sequence ATGAAACGTACCGGAGCTGAAATTATCATCGAAGCCTTGGAGAGACAGGGGGTTCAGATTATCGCCGGCATACCGGGTGGGGCCAATCTTCCCATCTACAACGCCCTGTATGAGAGTCCGATCCGGCACATACTGGCGCGTCACGAACAAGGGGCCGGTTTTATAGCCCAGGGTATGGCTCGCTCTACGGGCAAGGCTGCCGTCTGTGTGGCCACGTCAGGGCCGGGCGTAACGAACCTCATTACCGCAATTGCCGATGCCAAGCTCGATTCTATTCCGCTTATCGCAGTGACGGGCCAGGTGTCACGCCAGTTGATCGGTACCGACGCCTTTCAGGAGGTTGACGCCTTCGGCCTCACCATGAACCTCACGAAACAGAATTACCTCGTGCGGGATGCGGGAGAGCTACCATACATTCTGGAAGAAGCCTTCCATATTGCACAGACTGGACGTCCCGGACCCGTCCTCATCGATGTTCCGAGGGACGTACAATTGGCCTCAATCGATATGGACGCGTGGCCTGAGATTGTGCGGGTAAGCGGAGGGCTGGAGATGGATATCGATGCGTTGATGAAGATCGCACGAATGATCAATGAAGCCAAGCGACCACTCATCTACGCCGGCGGCGGAATCATTCATGCGCGGGGCGCCGACTCCCTAAGGAGCCTCGCGCGCAAAAATTCCATCCCCGTGGCGCTCACGCTCATGGGACTCGGCGCGTTCTCTCCCGAGGAGCCCCTTTATCTCGGGATGCTGGGGATGCATGGCGCGCCATGTACAAATTATATCCTCGACGAGATTGATCTGCTTCTCGCTTTTGGCGTGCGGTTTGACGACAGGGCCATCGGCAAAATAAATGAATTCTGCCCCCAGGCATCGATCGTGCATATTGATATCGATCATGCGGAGATTGACAAGATTAAGAAGGCGAACATCTCCCTTGCGGAGGATATCGGGGAGGCGCTTAAACTTCTTGAGCCGCTTACTTACGCGAACGGAAGACAGGAATGGATAAGGCGTGTAGAGCGAATCAAGAATGAACATCCCCTGCCGGCCCCTGAGACAGATGACCCCTATCATCCTTTGAACGTCATAAGGTGCATCAGTAGATTTGCTGACAGCGATGCCATCGTAACGACGGATGTGGGACAGCATCAGATGTGGGTGGCGCAGGCGTATCCTTTCAGAGAGCCGCGCACCCTTCTCACTTCCGGAGGTCTCGGCACCATGGGATTTGGCCTGCCCGCTGCCATCGGCGCGGCGCTCGCCCATCCGGGCAGGCAAATCATCTGTGTGAGCGGGGATGGATCTATCCAGATGAATATTCAGGAGATGGCAACGCTTGCGGAACTTGACTTGAATATCGCCGTTATCGTCATGAACAATCAGCGTCTTGGCCTGGTGAGACAGCAGCAGGAACTCTTCTTCCACGGGAACTACATCGCGTCGAGTTTCCCCTCAAGGCTCGATTTCGCGGCCATTGCGCGCCAGTTCGGTATAAAGGGTGTTAACCTTGGCGAGGGAGGGGATCCTGTTTTGGCCATGGAAGAAATCCTGAAACAGAAAACGCCGCGCGTAATCGACGTACCCATCCGAAGCGGTGAAAACGTCTTTCCCATGGTTCCGCCCGGATCGGCGAACAGGGAGATGATTATACAGAACGCGGCTAATCTTCATGTACCGGTCAGATGA
- a CDS encoding FapA family protein, with amino-acid sequence MENSAEHTKEPVATNASIHPAVDVELREDEKKAYVTIKKADSYPTCDEVIDALRRRANPYWVDEAAIQRALDAGILDKSFTAAYATNGVMEIKMEEYERAAYLTLKPAYGGEDLTLEDAQKHIQDAGIVFGINYGTVRSVFSDKVYNTPVLFAKGKEPVHGLDARIDYTFPLDFKISPKALEHDKVDYKELQMIYTVSTGEVLARKTPATKGEPGCTITGKTIQAKPGDDKKLTAGRGASLAGDGLSAVAAMDGQPILKGNAVFVEPVFVVRENVDYSVGNINFKGSVKVLGSVISGFSVKATDNIEVDGIVEDCSLEAGRDISIKGGVLGANKGSIKAGRDIHMYFVENCYVEAGRNVIVGDALNSNISAGDAIDAILGKGRVFGGSLSARNLITSNILGSGASNRTQITVGYEPKTVAKLKNLRNVLSKVKYTYEEISKHIAALEELKRTGPLDREKEIHYMRLVATEEELRHNTEELEGEINMLETTLVKSAKPMIKIRKTCHPNVRIRIGRYVFDCCEEYNSAVFYEEEEKIKVNVYESFV; translated from the coding sequence GTGGAAAATAGCGCAGAACACACAAAAGAACCTGTGGCAACGAACGCCTCTATTCATCCGGCTGTTGACGTCGAATTAAGGGAGGATGAAAAGAAGGCATATGTCACGATCAAAAAAGCCGATTCCTACCCAACCTGCGATGAGGTCATAGATGCCCTCAGACGCCGCGCTAATCCCTACTGGGTAGACGAGGCGGCGATACAACGGGCGCTCGATGCCGGGATTCTCGATAAATCCTTCACAGCCGCATACGCCACAAACGGCGTCATGGAAATAAAGATGGAAGAATATGAGCGGGCGGCTTACCTTACGCTCAAGCCCGCTTATGGGGGCGAGGACTTAACCCTGGAAGACGCACAGAAGCACATACAGGATGCCGGCATCGTATTCGGCATCAATTACGGCACAGTTCGAAGCGTATTCTCGGACAAGGTCTACAACACACCCGTGCTCTTCGCCAAGGGCAAGGAACCTGTACATGGCTTGGACGCGCGGATCGATTACACCTTTCCTCTTGACTTCAAGATATCTCCCAAGGCGCTCGAACACGACAAGGTAGATTACAAAGAATTGCAGATGATTTACACGGTAAGCACCGGTGAGGTGCTCGCTAGGAAGACTCCGGCCACAAAAGGTGAGCCGGGATGTACGATTACCGGCAAAACAATCCAGGCAAAACCGGGAGATGACAAAAAGCTCACGGCCGGAAGAGGCGCCTCGCTCGCAGGTGACGGCTTGTCCGCGGTCGCTGCAATGGATGGCCAACCTATACTCAAAGGCAATGCAGTTTTCGTGGAACCCGTTTTTGTTGTCAGGGAAAACGTGGACTACTCCGTTGGAAATATCAATTTCAAAGGAAGTGTGAAGGTATTGGGCAGCGTCATCTCTGGATTCTCCGTCAAGGCAACAGACAATATTGAAGTAGACGGCATCGTTGAAGACTGCTCTCTGGAGGCCGGCAGGGATATCTCGATCAAGGGGGGCGTGCTCGGCGCCAACAAAGGGTCCATCAAGGCGGGCCGCGATATTCACATGTACTTCGTGGAAAATTGTTACGTGGAAGCAGGAAGAAATGTGATAGTGGGCGACGCGCTCAATTCGAACATTTCAGCGGGTGATGCGATCGATGCTATCTTAGGGAAAGGGAGGGTGTTCGGGGGAAGCTTGAGCGCAAGAAATCTCATCACATCGAACATTCTCGGCTCCGGCGCGTCAAATAGAACCCAGATCACCGTGGGGTATGAACCAAAAACCGTGGCAAAACTGAAGAATCTGAGGAATGTATTATCGAAAGTCAAATACACGTACGAGGAAATAAGCAAACACATAGCGGCGCTCGAGGAATTAAAAAGAACGGGACCGCTCGACAGAGAAAAAGAGATACACTACATGAGGCTTGTCGCCACTGAGGAAGAGTTAAGGCATAACACGGAGGAGTTGGAGGGTGAGATCAACATGCTCGAAACCACGCTTGTAAAATCGGCAAAACCGATGATCAAGATCCGGAAGACCTGTCATCCCAATGTTCGCATACGAATCGGAAGGTACGTCTTTGATTGCTGTGAGGAATATAACTCGGCTGTCTTCTATGAGGAAGAAGAAAAGATCAAAGTAAACGTATACGAGAGCTTCGTATAG